One Astatotilapia calliptera chromosome 1, fAstCal1.2, whole genome shotgun sequence DNA segment encodes these proteins:
- the ankrd11 gene encoding ankyrin repeat domain-containing protein 11 isoform X1 produces MPKGGGSKTPQLDHFPLNTDMVEKQGGKKDKVLSNKTPKLDRNDGVKEMKEKASKRKLPFTAGANGDQKDSDSEKPGPERKRIKKEPTNTRKASLPFGMGMPGIRAGYPLSERQQVALLMQMTAEESVNSPDTTPKHQSQSSLGQKGTPNSASKTKDKVNKRNERGETRLHRAAIRGEVRRIKELISEGADVNVKDFAGWTALHEACNRGYYDVAKQLLAAGAEVNTKGLDDDTPLHDASNNGHFKVVKLLLRYGGDPRQSNRRGETPLKVANSPTMLNLLLGKGTYTSSEESSSESSEEEDAPSFAPSSSVDGNNTDSDVEKGPKLKGKTADPPKSAVTPVKDEYEFDEDDEEERVPPVDDKHLLKKDFRKDSVSKTNSFISIPKMEVKTYSKSNSLTPKKPGRRIISDSNSSDEDDRTLCFTPAPTPRQQAQQTNTKTRDSGSMSSKQQKDKNKVKKKRKKDSKNSVSKEVRFGKVNDKFCTSDSDCADLESEDDKGSNSIKDSSAANLKDSPGFNASSSSSSSSHGNLNSQKQTPSLAEQHPKQWRTDNWKTVSSPTWSDVSSLSDSVRTRLSSGSDYSSEAEDSCVESIKQVKRKAQENKKKNNNVHSNTVEKKNSELYKNTESTISKTDVDGKVVKKHKVKHKHKNKEKDKAPSLVLNQDMNEKFVKSYSFDFDDSRQKSLIVESESPAESKVKLSKHEKDHSKKEDRFSKTKSEDKDWSSGKDLHRTTKEEKNKKTKDSSKDKLNKEEREKPIKSDKERNVKEKEKPKEDKQKAHKEEKKKKSKEKSSSKTDRKSEQKEEKHLKAEKDKNAKEDKEKCKKDKVQKEESEYESYDVNRFLNLEDTKLSASDDHHDRWGSEMSSDSSLYGDDSWDAPVKEYKDYKANNSVKLIVETVKEETRRKENKVKDKKSDHNEKRSEKEATSKKKDKDPSEKTNEKKKDWSEKQKLNSSHSVEKEKKRKESTEAAKDKKDKDSLDSSRDRKDSYEFMKERKDIKIKQESIRDEYGNDTFFKDIDPVSKSCDIRERNHSGKEKEKKGEGMEKREKTKADKHKEKTKDRGADQEKDKSDKSSTEKTVKDKDADRSTKDKKEGAKDKHKDSHGKDKDRKMSSEQTKEKKEKASQDKHSDREKDFLEVKKEERKTEKIREKTWYKIADIFTDESDDDDDSYSGGVLVSDSIRKDSTPDQDELDHFPSEKRKSSADSKHNTEKAKDKEHKDKKKDKATFDTGRERKGSQEKHGKDRKDPVDTKHKERKDRMSVDSNQEKKNKQKLLDKRDTSEEKTKSKYKDKQDHSKERKPSKGSGENEKSLLEKLEEEAMNDYKDDSNDKNSEISSDSFTDRGHDPVLTSYYDSISLPDMAEDRRDSLSISTPQDKFREKERHRHSSSSSSKKSHDKEKEKTKKDKGDKRDKTEEIRESYGRRESLPFEKEPMPLEADPYTFPYGGKGDGEDDFDKTLEFEKEMSKKDKDKGTGVISDRMKDKKKKEKHKEKIKEEKNKYIDGFGSFKHSKDDAKSGLKDSPQVTVLKDRSKEDSPKFDMKKDRNRDTLDKDNRLDHNKSKAKDENEKLSQPKDNARKDNRPREKLLVDGDSQMTSFGQMLSQKDQENEERLKKYREKMKQMEKLRPKSGDPKLKDKTKSTEEIRKSRSELSSKKSNSLESGLKEKKLKDVGLPAQMMSPGRKFQPTDNQNSKDWLPGHQIKDNLPASPRPDQSRPTGVPTPTPVMSCPSFEDVMQTPRTPSCSAEDYPDIMLDPLDCQNSSAMTMSMNACSPSFFESRYSNPQTFPEGTCPTPAKNLQLPLVSRSASSDVRRPLEDEFKAEANKFLRQQNDPGAEFDQTSACQPLEDKSATLDRLELMSTYFPPIRVPSPRREPSYQTPDAATPTLAGNDGNEHLPESVYNNFLPKPSTPVHRPDPQEPCFDIAAPPTPAPAALPPLDIDDITEHHHSEPNLVVSNLPSVTEEQEEEEEEEEEEEEEEEEEGDMDERLDGEHCAVDEPDQTREPCSFSPQVEDPLQKSWPAESPDQHEPEVHQLSPTHPAADHGENCFDHNMGWNNDMDMKSPHRTYGEIEAAVSKITSPYSHSDNDMQPLSGHPSVTSPYATWSRWHKDDPEDFDEQKEAVADIPSPERPDTAMDEDPNYLNNSSSSNRLESFFPDCNKPSIEEGHQVETETTCVEPDSRQSTHSFSAAAETHMAPAVGPEPVVPWEDPFSADEDDLGPFSLPDLPLPDKSEEAESGEPELADHNKSVSTHIRHTITDREDLDIMEVDLPTLAKTSRSAGDLGLGESARQDFVVPSPRAPFQQELDPEPQSVPVNSSVGLNQQQSSILERKLPYGGSDESDPSMLYTSVKSDASQQPHIQMHSHSESLHITLDSVPAVKPDTRQEEMPEAVPEPVSCSPLPQIPEVVTLSTSVEPQDTQDTSKQTLVTLTTVSTPVDVPKKVDEIPQRMTRNRAKNNPAAAFAVATPPTSSIITSSTAATSVTTSPVVSINPVPTRTPTPTSASSFTALKKEKDSGLSVPSTASNLTPAVSVTTSTVVLSKTTKGRPLPVDEEESQTQHPRKRKFPRSTGQQVQVQLVNTAMQQTREMIQQTLAVVVNAIKLDDIEPYRSERSNPYFDYLQIRKKIEEKRKILCYITPQAPQCYAEYVTYTGSYLLDGKPLSKLHIPVIAPPPSLSEPLKELFRQQEAVRGKLRLQHSIEREKLIVSCEQEVLRVHCRAARTIANQAVPFSACTMLLDSEVYNMPSESQGDENKSVRDRFNARQFISWIQDVDDKYDRMKTCLLMRQQHEAAALNAVQRMEWQLKVQELDPAGHKSLCVNEVPSFYVPMVDVNDDFVLLPA; encoded by the exons ATGCCCAAAGGTGGGGGTTCTAAAACCCCCCAGCTGGACCACTTCCCACTCAACACCGACATGGTGGAAAAGCAAGGTGGGAAAAAG GATAAGGTGTTATCAAACAAGACTCCCAAATTGGATCGCAATGATGGGGTcaaagagatgaaagaaaagGCCTCTAAAAGGAAGCTGCCCTTCACTGCTGGAGCAAATGGAGACCAGAAAGATTCTGACTCAG AGAAACCAGGTCCAGAGCGGAAACGCATTAAAAAAGAGCCCACCAACACCCGGAAGGCAAGCTTGCCGTTTGGAATGGGGATGCCAGGGATCCGGGCCGGGTACCCCCTCTCCGAGCGGCAGCAGGTGGCCTTGCTCATGCAAATGACAGCTGAGGAGTCCGTCAACAGTCCAG ATACAACACCAAAGCATCAGTCACAGTCCAGTCTGGGTCAGAAGGGAACGCCAAACTCTGCATCTAAAACCAAAGACAAAGTGAATAAACGGAATGAGAGAGGAGAGACTCGACTGCACAGAGCAGCAATCCGTGGAGAGGTACGCCGCATCAAGGAGCTCATCAGCGAGGGAGCTGATGTGAATGTAAAAGACTTTGCAG GCTGGACTGCATTGCATGAAGCATGCAACAGGGGGTATTATGATGTGGCGAAACAGCTGCTGGCAGCCGGAGCAGAGGTCAACACCAAGGGGCTGGATGATGACACCCCTCTACATGATGCATCGAATAATGGACATTtcaag GTGGTTAAGCTACTTTTACGGTATGGAGGGGACCCGCGTCAAAGCAACAGGAGAGGGGAAACCCCACTGAAGGTTGCCAACTCTCCAACTATGCTCAATCTGTTGCTGGGGAAAGGCACTTACACCTCAAGTGAAGAAAGTTCATCAG AATCTTCAGAGGAGGAAGACGCCCCCTCGTTTGCCCCGTCCAGCTCTGTTGATGGCAATAACACAGACTCAGATGTTGAGAAGGGCCCGAAGTTAAAAGGGAAAACCGCAGACCCTCCTAAATCTGCCGTCACACCTGTCAAAGATGAATACGAATTTGATGAGGATGACGAGGAGGAACGCGTCCCTCCCGTAGACGATAAACACCTCTTGAAAAAAGACTTCCGCAAGGACTCAGTAAGCAAGACCAACAGCTTCATCTCTATACCCAAGATGGAGGTTAAAACCTATTCCAAAAGCAACTCGCTCACACCAAAGAAACCTGGCAGGCGGATCATCTCTGACAGTAATAGTTCAGACGAGGATGATAGGACGTTGTGTTTCACGCCAGCGCCTACGCCACGGCAACAAGCCCAGCAAACAAATACTAAGACTAGAGACTCTGGCAGCATGAGCtctaaacaacaaaaagacaagaATAAAGTCAAGAAGAAGCGAAAGAAGGACAGTAAAAATAGTGTCAGTAAAGAAGTCCGGTTTGGTAAAGTCAACGACAAATTCTGTACGTCTGACTCCGATTGCGCGGATTTGGAGAGTGAGGACGATAAGGGCTCAAATAGCATAAAAGACTCTTCTGCAGCAAACCTGAAAGACTCTCCAGGCTTTaatgcttcctcctcctcctcctcctcctcccatgGAAACTTGAACTCTCAGAAACAGACGCCGTCTTTAGCAGAACAGCATCCAAAGCAGTGGAGGACGGATAACTGGAAGACCGTCTCATCTCCCACATGGTCAGACGTCAGTTCGCTCTCAGATTCGGTCAGAACTAGACTGTCCAGTGGGTCTGACTACTCCTCTGAAGCTGAAGATTCCTGCGTGGAGTCGATAAAACAAGTAAAGAGGAAAGcgcaggaaaacaaaaagaagaataacAACGTGCACAGTAAcactgtggaaaagaaaaactcagagCTCTACAAAAATACAGAGAGCACCATCTCCAAAACTGACGTGGATGGCAAAGTGGTGAAAAAGCATAAAGTGAAGCACAAGCACAAAAATAAGGAGAAGGACAAAGCTCCTAGTCTAGTGCTTAATCAAGATATGAATGAGAAATTTGTTAAGAGCTattcttttgattttgatgattcGAGGCAAAAGTCCCTAATTGTTGAGTCAGAATCACCAGCTGAGAGCAAAGTCAAATTATCCAAACATGAAAAAGACCATTCGAAAAAGGAGGACAGGTTTTCGAAAACAAAGTCTGAGGATAAGGATTGGTCCTCGGGAAAAGACCTGCACAGAACaacaaaagaggagaaaaacaagaaaacaaaggacTCCAGCAAGGACAAGTTAAATAAGGAGGAGAGGGAAAAGCCTATAAAATCTGACAAGGAGAGGAACGTCAAAGAGAAGGAGAAACCCAAGGAAGataaacaaaaagctcacaaagaggagaaaaagaaaaagtctaaGGAGAAGTCCTCCtcaaagacagacaggaaaagtgagcagaaagaggaaaaacatcTGAAGGCggaaaaggacaaaaatgcCAAGGAGGATAAGGAGAAGtgtaaaaaagacaaagtaCAGAAAGAGGAGTCTGAGTACGAAAGTTATGACGTTAATCGTTTCCTCAACTTGGAGGACACAAAACTCAGTGCCTCCGATGACCATCATGACAGATGGGGCTCTGAGATGTCCTCTGACTCCTCCCTCTATGGTGACGACAGCTGGGATGCTCCTGTCAAAGAGTACAAGGACTACAAAGCCAATAATTCTGTTAAACTTATTGTTGAGACTGTTAAGGAGGAGAcgaggaggaaagaaaacaaagtcaaGGACAAGAAATCAGACCACAATGAGAAGAGATCAGAAAAGGAGGCTACTTCtaagaaaaaagacaaggaCCCTTCGGAAAAGACAAACGAAAAGAAGAAAGACtggtcagaaaaacaaaaattaaactcCAGCCACTCagttgagaaagaaaagaagaggaaagagtCCACAGAGGCAGCCAAGGACAAAAAAGACAAGGATTCTCTGGACAGCAGTCGAGACCGTAAAGACTCGTATGAGttcatgaaagaaagaaaggatatCAAAATCAAGCAGGAATCGATAAGAGATGAATATGGCAATGATACTTTCTTCAAAGACATTGATCCTGTCAGTAAATCGTGTGATATCAGAGAAAGGAACCACTCtgggaaggagaaagaaaagaagggtGAGGGAATGGAGAAACGGGAAAAGACAAAAGCTGACaagcacaaagagaaaacaaaagacagaggAGCTGATCAGGAGAAGGACAAGAGTGATAAAAGCTCCACAGAAAAAACTGTCAAGGATAAAGATGCTGACCGGAGTACCAAAGACAAGAAGGAGGGGGCCAAAGACAAACATAAAGACTCTCATGGCAAAGACAAAGATCGAAAGATGTCTTCAGAACagacaaaggaaaagaaagagaaggccTCTCAAGACAAACATTCAGATCGGGAGAAAGATTTCTTGGAGgtaaagaaagaggaaagaaaaactgagaaGATCCGGGAGAAAACGTGGTACAAAATAGCCGACATATTCACTGATGAAAGCGATGATGACGACGACAGCTACAGCGGTGGGGTACTGGTGTCTGATTCCATCAGAAAAGATTCGACACCCGATCAAGATGAGCTGGATCACTTCccttcagaaaaaagaaaatcttctgCAGATAGTAAACATAACACAGAAAAGGCAAAAGACAAAGAGCACAAAGATAAGAAGAAGGATAAGGCCACATTTGACACAGGTAGAGAGAGGAAAGGCTCCCAGGAGAAACACGGCAAGGACAGGAAAGACCCGGTAGATACAAAACATAAGGAGAGGAAAGACAGGATGTCAGTGGACTCAAaccaagagaagaaaaacaagcagaagctTCTGGACAAAAGGGACACGAGCGAGGAAAAAACCAAGAGCAAATATAAAGACAAGCAGGACCATTCCAAGGAAAGAAAGCCCTCGAAAGGAAGCGGGGAGAATGAGAAGTCTCTCTTAGAAAAACTGGAGGAGGAGGCTATGAATGACTACAAGGATGACTCCAATGACAAGAACAGTGAAATCTCCTCcgacagtttcactgacagagGTCACGATCCGGTCCTCACCAGTTACTATGACTCAATCAGCCTGCCTGATATGGCCGAGGACAGAAGAGACTCCCTGTCCATATCTACGCCACAAGACAagttcagagagaaagagaggcatcGGCACTCCTCTTCGTCCTCATCCAAGAAAAGCCATGACAAGGAgaaggaaaagacaaaaaaagacaaaggagacAAACGtgacaaaacagaagaaattaGAGAGTCCTACGGCCGCAGAGAGAGCCTGCCTTTTGAGAAAGAGCCTATGCCTCTAGAGGCAGACCCTTACACATTCCCATACGGAGGTAAGGGAGACGGAGAGGACGACTTCGATAAGACATTAGAATTTGAGAAGGAGATGTCCAAAAAGGACAAAGACAAAGGAACTGGCGTCATAAGTGACAgaatgaaagacaaaaagaaaaaggaaaagcataaagaaaaaatTAAGGAAGAGAAGAATAAATATATCGATGGCTTTGGGTCATTTAAACACTCCAAAGATGACGCAAAGTCAGGGTTGAAAGACAGCCCACAGGTCACTGTTCTGAAGGACCGGTCAAAGGAAGACAGTCCTAAATTTGAtatgaaaaaagacagaaatcggGATACGCtagacaaagacaacagacTGGACCACAATAAATCTAAGGCTAAGGATGAAAATGAAAAGCTCTCTCAGCCCAAAGACAATGCAAGGAAAGATAATCGACCACGTGAAAAACTGTTGGTTGATGGGGATTCTCAGATGACAAGTTTTGGTCAGATGTTGAGTCAGAAAGACCAAGAGAATGAAGAGCGGCTcaagaaatacagagaaaaaatgaaGCAGATGGAGAAGCTTAGACCCAAGTCTGGCGACCCAAAACTAAAAGACAAAACCAAGTCTACAGAGGAAATACGGAAAAGCCGCAGTGAGCTATCATCCAAGAAATCTAACAGCCTTGAGTCTGGTCTTAAAGAGAAGAAGCTGAAGGATGTTGGTCTCCCGGCCCAAATGATGTCTCCAGGCAGAAAGTTCCAGCCTACTGATAATCAGAACTCAAAGGATTGGCTCCCTGGCCACCAAATCAAGGACAACCTCCCTGCTTCTCCCAGGCCAGATCAAAGCAGGCCAACTGGTGTTCCCACACCTACACCTGTCATGTCATGCCCCAGCTTCGAGGACGTAATGCAAACTCCACGTACACCATCCTGTAGTGCAGAGGATTACCCTGACATTATGCTGGATCCGCTGGACTGTCAGAACTCGTCTGCAATGACTATGTCAATGAATGCCTGCTCCCCATCCTTCTTTGAAAG CAGGTACTCTAACCCCCAGACTTTTCCGGAGGGCACATGTCCTACCCCTGCGAAGAACCTCCAGCTCCCCCTTGTCAGTCGTTCTGCATCCTCTGATGTCCGCCGCCCTCTAGAAGATGAGTTCAAGGCAGAGGCAAACAAGTTTCTTCGACAGCAGAATGATCCAGGGGCGGAATTTGATCAGACGTCTGCCTGTCAGCCTCTCGAGGACAAATCTGCAACTCTGGATAGATTGGAGTTGATGTCTACGTATTTTCCTCCGATAAGGGTACCGTCACCTCGGCGAGAGCCATCCTATCAAACACCAGATGCAGCAACACCAACTCTTGCTGGCAACGACGGTAATGAACACCTTCCTGAAAGTGTGTACAACAATTTCTTGCCCAAACCGTCGACACCAGTTCACAGGCCAGACCCCCAGGAGCCATGCTTTGACATTGCAGCACCACCAACTCCAGCTCCAGCTGCCTTGCCACCCTTGGATATCGACGATATCACGGAGCACCACCACAGCGAGCCTAATCTGGTCGTCTCAAATCTTCCATCTGTCacagaagaacaagaagaggaagaagaagaagaggaggaggaggaggaagaggaggaggaagagggcgACATGGATGAGAGACTTGATGGAGAGCACTGTGCAGTGGATGAGCCGGACCAAACAAGGGAGCCATGCTCGTTTTCTCCTCAAGTTGAGGATCCTTTGCAGAAGAGCTGGCCTGCAGAGTCTCCAGACCAGCATGAGCCAGAAGTCCACCAACTGTCCCCCACACATCCTGCAGCTGACCACGGAGAGAACTGTTTCGATCACAACATGGGTTGGAACAATGACATGGATATGAAATCTCCCCACAGGACATATGGAGAAATAGAGGCTGCTGTCTCCAAAATAACCAGCCCTTACTCCCATTCTGATAATGACATGCAGCCCTTGTCTGGACACCCCTCTGTCACTTCCCCTTATGCTACCTGGAGCAGGTGGCACAAAGATGACCCAGAGGACTTTGATGAGCAGAAGGAGGCTGTGGCTGATATACCCTCTCCAGAGAGGCCAGACACTGCTATGGATGAGGACCCCAACTATTTAAACAACTCTTCTTCCTCCAATAGGCTGGAGTCCTTCTTTCCAGACTGCAACAAGCCGAGCATCGAAGAGGGACACCAGGTGGAGACAGAGACAACATGTGTGGAACCAGACAGCAGACAGAGCACACACAGTTTCAGTGCTGCCGCTGAAACTCACATGGCTCCAGCTGTGGGCCCTGAGCCTGTGGTTCCCTGGGAAGATCCATTTTCAGCTGATGAAGACGACCTGGGACCTTTCTCCTTGCCTGACCTTCCACTGCCAGACAAGTCAGAAGAAGCTGAGTCTGGGGAACCTGAACTTGCTGATCACAACAAGAGTGTGTCGACCCACATTAGACACACTATTACAGACAGAGAGGATCTGGACATCATGGAAGTAGACCTGCCAACCCTAGCAAAGACCTCACGCTCTGCTGGAGACTTAGGCTTAGGGGAATCTGCTAGACAGGACTTTGTTGTGCCATCACCACGTGCCCCTTTCCAGCAGGAATTGGACCCCGAGCCTCAAAGTGTGCCTGTCAACAGCTCAGTGGGACTTAACCAACAACAGAGCAGCATTTTGGAAAGAAAACTACCTTATGGGGGATCGGATGAGTCTGATCCCAGCATGTTGTATACATCTGTAAAATCAGATGCCAGTCAGCAACCACATATACAGATGCATTCGCACTCTGAGTCATTGCATATAACCCTGGACTCTGTGCCTGCTGTCAAGCCGGACACGAGACAGGAGGAGATGCCTGAGGCTGTACCAGAGCCTGTGTCCTGCAGTCCTCTTCCTCAGATCCCAGAAGTGGTCACCCTCTCCACCTCCGTGGAGCCACAGGACACTCAGGACACATCCAAGCAAACATTGGTGACCTTGACCACAGTGTCCACCCCTGTAGATGTTCCCAAGAAGGTGGATGAAATCCCGCAAAGGATGACCCGAAATCGCGCCAAGAACAATCCAGCTGCTGCTTTTGCCGTTGCCACCCCTCCTACCTCTAGCATAATAACCTCATCTACCGCTGCCACCTCAGTGACAACCAGTCCGGTGGTGAGCATTAACCCAGTTCCTACTAGAACCCCAACACCCACCTCAGCATCTTCCTTTACAGCtctgaagaaagagaaagactCTGGGCTTAGTGTCCCGTCTACTGCTTCTAATTTGACCCCAGCAGTATCTGTGACGACTTCTACGGTGGTTCTCAGCAAGACAACAAAAGGTCGTCCTCTTCCTGTCGACGAAGAGGAATCTCAAACCCAGCACCCACGGAAGAGGAAGTTTCCACGTTCTACAGGGCAGCAAGTCCAGGTTCAGCTGGTAAATACAGCCATGCAGCAGACCAGGGAGATGATACAGCAGACTTTAGCTGTAGTGGTCAATGCCATCAAGCTAGACGACATTGAACCCTACCGCAGCGAACGTTCCAACCCGTACTTTGACTATCTGCAGATTAGGAAGAAGattgaggaaaagaggaagattcTCTGCTACATCACGCCTCAGGCTCCACAGTGTTACGCTGAATATGTAACCTACACTGGCTCCTACCTGCTCGATGGCAAGCCTCTCAGCAAGTTGCACATCCCTGTG ATTGCTCCACCTCCATCACTGTCAGAACCTCTGAAGGAGCTCTTTAGGCAACAAGAGGCAGTAAGGGGCAAGCTTAGGTTGCAACACAGCATAGAACGG GAGAAGCTGATTGTTTCATGTGAACAGGAGGTTTTAAGGGTCCACTGCAGGGCAGCCAGGACAATAGCCAATCAGGCTGTGCCGTTCAGCGCCTGCACCATGCTGTTGGACTCTGAAGTGTACAATATGCCATCGGAGAGCCAG GGTGATGAGAACAAATCTGTGAGAGATCGCTTCAATGCGCGGCAGTTCATTTCCTGGATCCAGGACGTGGATGATAAATACGACCGCATGAAG ACGTGTTTGTTGATGCGACAGCAGCACGAGGCAGCAGCTCTCAATGCGGTGCAAAGAATGGAGTGGCAGCTGAAAGTCCAAGAACTGGACCCAGCGGGGCACAAATCCCTGTGCGTCAACGAAGTGCCGTCCTTCTACGTGCCAATGGTCGATGTCAACGACGACTTTGTCCTGCTGCCCGCGTGA